The DNA sequence GGCGTAAAATTAATTCTGAAACAGGGGCAAAATTAAGTTATTTGTTACGATATTAGCATGGGTTTTTTGAGACTTTTGTTATTAAGCATTTAATAATCAACACAAAACCAATGGAACATAAGAGTCTACCTCAACTATTTGAAACAAGTGTAAAGAAATTTCCCGACAACGTGTTGTTGTGGGAGAAGAAAACCACAGAATACCGTGGTATGACTTACCAGGAAACCTATGAGCGGGTACTTCAGTTGGCAGCAGGGTTCCTGACCCTTAACCTGGAAAAAGGAGACCGTGTGGCCTTGGTCTCGGAAGGCAGGAACGACTGGGTCATTGGAGAACTTGCTCTCTTTTATTGCAATGCCGCCAGTGTTCCGCTTTCAGTTAAACTGGAAGAACCCGGTGATTTGATCTTTCGTATCAGCCATTCTGGCTGCAAGGGCGTGATTGTTTCGGGCAATCATAAGCAAAAGATCTTTAATATCATAGATCAGTTGCCAACCGTTGAATTCATTCTTTTGCTGGATGCCCCTGAAGAGGCGATAGCTGAACCAGCCTTGAAAGATAAGGTGGTTGTGATTGACGATCTGATTGAAAAAGGGGATGGGTATCTGAGGGAGCACCGGGAAGAGCTGGAAGAAATTAAGAACAGTATTGAACCAGATGACCATGCAAATATTTGCTATACTTCAGGGACTACTGCTGATCCGAAAGGGATCATTCTGACACATAAAAATTACTTGTGCAATGTAGAACAGGGTTCAGCCATTTTTGATGTGCCTTCTTACTATACTTCCCTTCATATTCTGCCCTGGGACCATAGTTTTGCCCACACGGTAGGTATTTATGCCCTGATTCGCAACGGTGCCAGCCTGGCTTCAGTAAAAGTGGGCCGTACGGCCAACGAAACCCTTCGCAATGTGCCCATCTGCATCAAGGAAGTGAAGCCTTATTTTCTGCTAAGTGTTCCTGCTTTGGCAAAGAATTTCCGCAAAAACATTGAAAAGGGTGTTAGGGACAAAGGGAAGTTTGCCTGGTCATTGTTTAGTTTTGGCATAAAGGTGGCATATACTTTCAACCAGGAAGGATTTAATAAAGGGCAGGGCTGGCGGATCATTCTTAAGCCGCTTTACAGCCTGATGGATACCATTTTGTTTAAAAAGATACGGGAAAACTTTGGGGGCAGGCTTCGTTTCTTTGTTGGCGGAGGTGCCTTGCTTGACATTGAGTTGCAGCGTTTCTTTTATGCCATAGGCATTCCAATGTACCAGGGTTATGGTCTGACGGAAGCTTCGCCGATCATTTCTTCGAATACGCCAGATTTTCACAAACTGGGCTCTTCGGGGAAGGTGGTTCCCTGGCTCGACCTGAAGATCTGCAGTGATGATGGCCGGGAATTGCCCATCGGCGAACAGGGTGAGATTGTGATCCGCGGCGATAATGTTATGGCAGGTTATTGGGGTAACGAAAAGGCCACCCGGGAAACCATTCGCGATGGGTGGCTGTATACAGGTGATTTGGGTTACCTGGACAAAGATGGCTATCTCTATGTTTTGGGGCGTAGTAAAAGTTTGCTCATTGGCAGTGACGGTGAGAAATACAGTCCCGAAGGCATTGAAGAAGCAATGGTAGAGCAGATCCCGTTCTTTGACCAGGTGATGCTTTATAACAACCAGAACCAGTATACGGTGGCCTTGGTGGTGATCAATAAAGCCAAGCTGAAGGAATTCCTTCAGAAGCATAAATTGATTATTGATACAGAATCGGGTCAGACGGCTGCTTTAGTGAAAATGCGTGCAGAGATTGATCGCTTTATGCCAGGCGGAGACTTTGGCGGAATGTTTCCTGCCAGATGGCTGCCGGCTGCTGTAGCATTCCTCGATGAGCCTTTCTCTGAGCAGAATAAGCTGATGAACAGTACGATGAAAATTGTACGCCCGGCCATTGTAAAATACCATAAGGAAACGCTGGATTATCTTTACTCACCAGAGGGCAAGGAATTACTGAACCCCAAAAATATGGAAGTGATTGCCCAGCTGAGTTAATGCCTGCTGGAAAAAGGCTTATGGTTGCCTTATTTTCTGAAACCAATTTCGCGCCGGGTATCCTCACCCGGCGCTTGTTTTTTATCAGGAGCTGCCTTCAGGATGTCTTCAGCGTGGATGGTGATAAACTCCTCATTAGAGATATCCTCAAGTTCGACAATTCGGTCCGACTGGTTCTGAATGGCTTTTTCGAAAAGGTTACGGGCCATGCGTCCATTTCCGAAGTGTCGGTCACGGTTTTGGAAGGCTTCTTCCATGATGCCCAGGACAGCTTGTTCTGCTTCGGGTGACAACAGGTAATTTTTGGCCTTGGCAATGCGACAGAAGATATCCTTCAACTCCAGTGGATTGTAGTCTTTGAATTCAAAGGTTCTTGAGAATCGTGATTGCAACCCGGTATTGGAGTCAAAGAAGTTCTCCATTTCTTTTGGATATCCTGCCAGAATAACGGCAAGGCGTTCGCGGTCATCTTCAATACGCTTAAGGAGGGTTTGGATGGCTTCGGGCCCAAAATCGCTTTCACCGCCTCCGGCCAGGGAATATGCCTCATCGATGAAGAGAATCCCATCCATAGCAGAATCGATTACCTTGGTGGTTTTTTGGGCGGTTTCACCCACATAGCGGCCAACCAGTCCTGAGCGGTCAACCTCTACCACATGCCCCTTGGCCAGCAAACCCAGCGAGCGGAAGATCCTTCCCATCAGCCTGGCAACGGTAGTCTTCCCTGTTCCGGGAGGGCCAACAAAAACAGAATGAAGCATGATGGGCTCAACAGGAAGATTGCGTTCCACGCGTTTTCTGGCCACTTTCATATGCTTGGCAAGGCGTGATACGTCTTCCTTTACAGAATCCAGTCCAACGAGGTCATTCAGCTCATCCAGGATCGTTTCCAGTGGCACCTCTTTGTTGTCGTCGAAATCATGCTTCACCACTTCGGTGATGTCTTCTTCAATGATGTGCATAAGCTCATTGTCATTTACATCGGGGAGGTCAGCCAGCCTGAAGGCTTGCTGTGAGGTGACCTTCTCAAAAAGGTTACGGACCAGGCGTGCGTTGCCAAAGTTGTTGTCCTTTGAGCGGAAAATGAAATCAAAATACCGTTCAAGTTTTGCTTCAGCTTCTTCGGTTAAATCGAACTGGTTTTTTTCGGCCATGGTTTTGAAAATGGCCAGGAGTTCATCGGGCTGGAAATCCTCAAAGTGAAAGAAATTCTTTACTCTTGATTCAAAACCGCTGTTGGAGGCAATGAGTTCTTTCATCTCCTCGGGATATCCTGCCATAAACACCACGAGGCGGTCGCGGTCAGCGTCCATACGTTTGATGAGGGTGTCAATGGCTTCCTGACTGAAGTCGCTATTTGAGGAGGGCGTCAGGGCGTAGGCCTCGTCAATGAAAAGCACGCCGTCGAGGGCCGAATCAATGACCTTGTTTGTTTTGATGGCCGTATCGCCAATATAATTTGATACAAGTTGACTGCGATCTACTTCTACCAGGTGGCCCTTTTTAAGGATTCCCAACGATTTGAAAATCTGTGCCATTAAGCGGGCAACGGTTGTCTTCCCTGTTCCTGGCGAGCCTTCAAATACAGCATGCCAGGATTTTTGTCCACTTTCTATGCCCATTTCCTTGCGCCTCATCAGGATCTTATGCTCCTTGAGCATTTTATTCACTTCCTGCTTGATTCGGGTCATCCCGATGAGGCCATTGAGCTCTCTGAGGGTCTCTTCAAGGCTTGCCTGAGAATCCGCATCAATACCTGTATTGGATATTCCGGCAGTTTGGCCCGCTTGTTCTTTAATTCCATTCCCTGCAGCGCTTTTTGCCTTTTCCCGCTCAGCATCTGCAAGCATTTCCTTTAAATAATTATTAGATGGATACTTTTTCAGGCCAAGCTTATAAAAGAAGATGGCATTTTCAAAGTCTTCAAAATCATAACAAAGCGTTCCCAGCATTGACCAGTATTCTTTTTCTGAAGGTTCGTATTTCTGGAACAGCTTCTTCTTGGTAGAGACCACAATGTTGAATACTTCTTCGTCTTTTTTGTCTTCCAGGGAGGTAACATAATTTTCCAGGTAAGCCATTTCTTTTGGCATCAGGGTAAAAGCCTTTTTAAAACATGCCCTGGCCTTATCCATTTCTTCCTGAATGGAATAAATGAGCCCCATACGGTTGTGGGAAAGCGCAAAGGCAGGAGCTGTCTCTATCGCCTTCTTACAATATTTCAGGGCTTTGTCGTACTTTTCTTCCTGATAAAATTTATAGGCGGTATTGTCATAATCAATGGCTGTTTGGGGAATGCCGGCATAATCCGGATTCACCCCATCTTGTTCCTGCGGGTTCTCTGCCACTTCAGCAGCCATAGTCTGTGATTGCATTTGTTCCAGCTCCTCAATGGCTGCCTCAGCATTCCGCTGCGCCTTCAATTGTTCGAAGCCTTCCGGTGGTAATGACATCATTATGAACCAACGATCACCAACATAGTTTGCGAAACTGAGCCGGAAACCCTCCTTTAATTTCTCGCGGAAACCTTGCTCCGGGAAATCATTGGCAGTAAACCAGTGTTGACCTTGAAAGGGCAGACCTTTGATGCCAATCAGCACATGCAGGTCGCGATCCCATAGACCTTTTCCATGAGCCAGTTGCCATACATCATAACCATCGTCCCAAGCCTGCTGAAGGCCTTGCTCGGGAAACTCCCTGGAGGTGGAAATTCGCTGTTCATGAATGCCGGTACCTTGGGAGCAGACTAACACCCATTGCTGTTGCCCATAGGAAATATTGGTGACAAAATACCCTTTACGGGCTAGTTTGTTGATGTCACTTTCGGGGAATTTCCGCCCAGTCACAATCTTTTGATTTCCATAAACTTTTTCGGGTGTGGAGAATACAACCCAAACATCATTTTGCCATGTGAGCCAGGTTATGGCATGCCCTTTATGAATGATATCGTTTATTTCCTTTTCAGGAAATTCTGGATTGATTAGCCAGGATTGCTCTGCACTGCTGAAATCCAGTGCATTTGACATGACCCAAACGCTGTTGGCATAACAAACAAAACCGACAGGCTCATTCTTTTGCCAGAATTGCTTGTCAATATCAGATTGCGGAAAGATGGGGCCATTGGAAAAAGAAAAGCGGGATGCAAACATAAAAAAGATATATTAAAAAAAACAGACTGACGACAAATGTAAAAACCTTTGTCAAAAATATAGGCACTTGAGAGGATTTTCTTACGGGTAATACTGAAAAAAATGACCTTAAGCCTGCCATTTCTAATTATTGGGTAATTTTGCCTGTGGAAAAAAGTGAACAGAACATCCCTGAAAATATTGCTGGTTTAAGGATAGAAGAATACTCCTATACCTTGCCTCAGGAAAGGATTGCTTCCTTTCCTTTGGAACAGCGTGATCAGTCAAAATTACTTGTTTCGCGAGGGGGTTTCATTATTGAGTCCCGTTTTGACCAAATCGGGCAATTTTTGCCTGCCGGAAGCCTTATGGTCCTGAACAACACGCGGGTTGTGCAGGCCAGGCTTGAGTTTTTCAAGGAAACCGGTGCGCGTATTGAGATCTTTTGTTTGCAGCCCCTTAAGCCTGTTTCTGATGTTCATCTGGCCCTGGGGCTCTCCAGCCCAGTGCACTGGCAATGTTTGGTGGGCAATGCAAAAAGGTGGAAGTCGGGTGTTCTTAGCCTGGAGAACCCTGCCACGGGTCTTCGGCTAACAGCAGAGCAATTAGACAGGAATGGAGAAGAGTTTGAGGTTGTTTTTTCGTGGAATCCTCCCAATTTAAGCTTTGGAGAAGTGCTTGAACTGGCCGGGCAAACCCCCTTGCCCCCATATATCACTCGTAAAGCTGAGGAAAAGGATAAAACCACTTATCAGACCGTATATGCAAAAGATGATGGTTCTGTGGCAGCACCTACGGCAGGCTTACATTTTACCCGAAAAGTATTCGCTGAACTGGAGGCAAAGGAAATTTCTACCCGGTTTTTGACCTTACACGTAGGGGCGGGTACCTTTAAGCCGGTTTCATCTGAAACCATAGGCGGGCATACCATGCACAGCGAACAATTTCTGGTTGATCGTAAATTTCTTGCAGCCCTTGCCAACCATCAAGGTGATATCGTTGCTGTGGGCACTACCAGTATGCGAACCCTTGAAAGCCTTTACTGGCTGGGGGTAAAAATGCTTCAGGGGTATAAACCATCTGATGGCTATGTTCGCATTGAGCAATGGGAGCCTTATATGCTAAGGGTAGGAGTTAGTGTTAAGGAATCCTTGACAGCTATTGCCGCCTTTATGGATAAGGAAAGCCTGCAGACGATTCAGGGTGAAACGGCCTTGATCATTGTGCCTGAATATGAATTTAAGATTGTGGATGTATTGATCACAAATTTTCACCAGCCCAGGAGTACCCTTTTGCTCCTTGTGGCTGCCTTTGCCGGACCCGCCTGGAAAAAAGCCTACGATTACGCAATGCACCATGGGTTCCGGTTCCTAAGTTATGGTGATAGTTGCCTGTTCTTTCGGAAAAAATTGCATTAGAAACCGGAATTATTTTTAAAAAGACCAATCGACCATTGGATATATTTGGCAAGGCTTTTAAGGATTTTCTAGATGGTGACACCAAAGCCCTAATAAAGGTTTATTTGGATGTTTCGGAGCCGGATGACCTGCCGGTGGCTTATTTTTTCAGGACCTATGAAGATATGCCTGTTTGGGAGCAGATCGCCCTGGATGCCTGCCGTGGAAAGGTTTTAGATGCCGGGGCTGGAGCAGGGGCGCATGCATTGGCCCTGCAGGAGAGGGGAATGGAAGTGGTGGCCCTTGATATCTCTCCCGGGGCCGTCGAGATGATGAAGGTCAGGGGCGTCAAAAACGCCCTATGCCAGGACTTCTTCCATTTTAAAGAAAAAGGTTTTGATTCCTTGCTTTTCTTGATGAATGGCGCTGGAATGGCGGCCAACCTGGAAGGATTGCAGCGGCTGTTTCGCCACGCTCGTAAGTGGATGAACCCCGGAGGTCAAATCCTTGTAGAATCTACTGACCTTATCTATCTTTTTGAAGAGGAAGACGGGGGTTATTGTATCCCTATGGGTGACCACTATTACGGGGAGGTTGTTTACCAGCTGGAATACAAGGGCAGGAAAGGGAAACCTTTTCCATGGTTGTTTGTTGACCCGGATAACCTGACGCATGCGGCCCAAAAAGAAGGTTTCTCCGTTGAGTTCCTTTTCCTTGGAGAAGACCGCAATTATTTAGCCAGACTTGTTCTGGAAAATCCGGTGTAAGATGGGAAAAGGGTTTCAGCGAAGGATCATTAAGACAGACGATGGCTCACACTCCCTTGAGTTGGTGGGCCAAGGCGAACATTATCATTCCACATTTGGTGCGGTGCAGGAAAGCCGGCATGTATTTATTCAGCGCGGCCTGCTTAGCCTCCCCCATAAGGAAACCCCTATTCATATTCTTGAGGTGGGATTTGGAACGGGCTTGAATGCCCTTCTTACCTTTATTGAATCACAAAACCAGGGTATTCAGGTTCATTATTTTACACTTGAGCCTTTTCCGCTGGAGAGGGAAGAATACGAAGTGCTGAATTATCCTCAAATCCTTGAACAAGGCAAATATGCTGCCTGTTTTGAAGCTTTTCATCAATGCGAATGGGATAAGCCGGTAGAGATTGCCAAGGGTTTTTCTTTTCATAAGACCCGGTATGGTCTGAAAGAAGCCAAACTGTCCTCAGGATTTTTTGACTTGGTTTATTTTGATGCCTTTGGCCCTGACACCCAACCCGAATTATGGGAGCAGGCCTTATTCGAAAAGGTCTTCAACGCCATGCACTCGGCTGGGGTGCTTGTCACCTATTGTGCAAAAGGGATGGTTAAAAGAGCCCTCCGGGCTTGCGGCTTTACCATTGAAAGACTTCCAGGACCTCCAGGGAAAAGGGAGATGACCCGGGCCGTGAAACCTTAGGTGGAATTTTTCTTAAGGATAAATCAAAAATCCTTGACGGCTTATTGCGGTTAAAAGATTTGTAATTCAAATGAATTGAAAAAAGTATTTTTGTTTTATTTATAAGCTTTATACTTTATTCTTAATCCTTAAATATGTCTTCCTACGGTCATTTTGTTATTCGTGTTTATGGGCTTGGGATATACGATGATCATCTGCTTGTGGTGGATGAGTTCTGGTTTGATACTTTTATGACCAAATTTCCTGGTGGCGGGCTTGAATATGGGGAAGGAACCATCGATTGCTTGAAAAGAGAATGCATGGAAGAGTTTGGTCAGGAAGTAAAAGTACTGGAACATTTTTATACCACGGATTTTTTCCAGGAGACAAGATTTCTACCTGGCAAGCAATTGATCAGCATTTATTATGTGATGGAAATTAAAAGCCCGCAGAAGATCAAAGTCAGTTCCAAAAAATTTGATTTTGAGAAAAAGGAAGGCTCCATGTCCTTTCGATGGCTGCCACTAGACCATCTAAGCCCAAACGAGTTAACCCTGCCTATTGATAAACTGGTGACGGAAAAGCTTTTGATCTGGCAGAAGAAAAAGCAGTAAAATCTTTTTGTTCTTGATTGGCTGCCCGATACTAAATCGAAAAATAAGAACCAAAAGAAAGGTAAGTTACTGAATTAAATCAGTGACTTCGACCCGTCGTTGGGTGGGGAAAGAAACTTCCTTTTTAAATAAGCAAATGAAATAAAGAAAAAACTCTGGAAGTGGGGGGAGGAGGATTCGAACCTCCGAAGGCTGTGCCAACAGATTTACAGTCTGCCCCATTTGACCGCTCTGGAATCCCCCCAGAAATAAGACTGTAAAAAGTGGGACGTACTGGAATCGAACCAGTGACCTCATGCCTGTCAAGCATGCGCTCTAAACCAACTGAGCTAACGCCCCGTTTTTTGAATTAGGGAATGCAAAAATAACAAAAAAACCTAATCAGGTAAAAAAAATGCGTGCTCTTGGTTTATTTTACCCGGGTTAAAGGGGGATATTCCCGTGTTTTTTCGCAGGGGCAGTTTCGCGCTTGTTCTCGCACATTTCGAGGGCCTGGATCAACTTGAGCCTGGTTTGCCTGGGATGGATGATCTCGTCAATATAACCCAGTCCAGCGGCTTTAAACGGGGTGCAGAAGGCTGATTTATAATCGGCCACTGCCTGGGTCCTCTGGATTTCATCCAGTTTATCCCTGTAAAGAATGCTTGCTGCCCCCTCTGGTCCCATTACCGCGATCTCACCGGTTGGATAGCTGTAATTTACATCCCCGCCCAGGTGTTTGCTCGACATGACAATATATGCACCACCATAGGCTTTCCTTGTAATTACGGTAATTTTTGGAACCGTGGCTTCGGCATAGGCATAAAGCATTTTCGCTCCGTGTTTTATTATTCCCCCATATTCCTGATCAGTACCGGGTAAAAATCCGGGGACGTCCTCGAAGGTGACAATCGGGATATTGAAAGAGTCACAAAACCTTACAAATCGTGCAGCCTTCAAGGAAGCATTGATGTCAATTACTCCGGCAAGCATGGCAGGCTGATTGGCAACAATTCCAACAGGTTTCCCATTTAGGCGTGCAAAGCCAATGATCATATTCTGGGCAAAGTGTTGCTGCACTTCGAAGAAATTGTTATCATCAACCACTGTGGTAATGATTTCTTTCATATCGTAAGGCTTGTTGGGATCTTCCGGAACAAGGTTCGTAAGCTTCTCGTCCTGCCTGTGGGAAGAATCGGTACAAGGTTTTACGGGTGGGTCCTCCATATTATTGGAAGGAAGAAAACTTAGCAATTCGCGAATCATCATCATGGCCTGCTGATCGTCATCGGCAGTGAAGTGTGCCACCCCGCTTTTGGCATTATGCGTCATAGCCCCGCCCAGCTCTTCCTTGGTTACCTCTTCGTGGGTAACCGTTTTTATGACATCAGGTCCGGTAACAAACATATAGCTGGTTTTCCGGGTCATGAAAATGAAGTCTGTTATGGCAGGCGAATACACAGCGCCTCCTGCGCAGGGACCCAGAATGGCAGATATTTGGGGAACTACTCCGCTGGCCTGAACATTCCTGTAAAAGATATCACCATAGCCTGCCAGGCTCTCCACACCTTCCTGGATGCGGGCACCCCCACTGTCGTTCAGGCCAATGATAGGAGCTCCCATTTTCATGGCCAAGTCCATAATCTTCATGACTTTATTGGCGTTGGTTCGGCTAAGGGATCCTCCAAAAACTGTGAAATCCTGGGCAAACACATAAACCAGCCGCCCATCAATTTTACCGTAACCTGTTACAATGCCATCGCCTTCAATCTTTTGCTTGTCCATCCCAAAGTCTGTACACCGGTGAACAATAAATTTATCCAGCTCAACAAATGTTTTTGGATCCAACAGATCTTTAATGCGTTCACGCGCGGTTTTGCGCCCCGAAGCGTGAATTTTAGCTATGCGTTCTTCCCCGCCACCCAATTCGGCGGCACGGTTCTTCTCTTCAAGTTCCCTGTATTTCTCTTTCAATGACATATCATGAATCTTTTTTATTCAACATCTGTATATTCAATGACCACCAAAGGCTGGCGAGCCTCAACGGTTTGTCCCTCGACAACCTTGATTTCGCTTATCCTTCCGGCTTTCTTCGCCTTAAATTCACTCTCCATTTTCATGGCTGAGATGATTACAAGGGTTTGACCGGCTTCAACAGCTTCATCTTCCTTGACCAGTAACCTGACCACTTTCCCGGGAATGGGCGCAGAAACGACACTTTCACCATCATCATCCTGACCTTTCTTTCGACTGGCAAGGTATTTGGCTTCAGCATCAATGATCTCTACTTCAAATGAGTTCTTCAGGGTGTTAACAACAAATCTTTTGATCCCGCCATTGGCTGGAATCAATTCAATGTTAAAGGACTTGTTCTGGTATATGACTGAATAACTGACATTGCTGATCTTAACAAAATCAAGCTCAAATTCTTTACCGTCAACCGAAACCAGTACTTTGTTATCTTGCCGGCTTAGCAACTCAATGTTGGCTATCCGGTTATTCAATTTTACCTCGTATGACATATCCTTTTCCTAGAGTTTAAAAACATTTCTTACCCTGTTGTAGTCTTTCCAGTTGTTCTTCAAGGCCGTCATTTCTTTCGGGCTGGCTTTTTCCATCTTATCCAGGTATTCAATCAAAGCGGTAATCATCACGATCTCTTCACAAGAATTTTCACACCGGTCTTCTTTCATGAGAAATTCAAGGTTTTCCTGGATAAAGTGGGTATTGTAATTTCCCTTTATGAAATCATCAGCAAGAATAATTCGTTCAAGGAATTTTAAGTTGTTTTTCACACCAGTCACCTTGAATTCCTTAATGGCCCGTAATGTCCTTTCAAGCGCATCATTCCGGTCGCGACCCCAAACGATTAACTTGGCAATCAGGGGATCATAATAAAGGGGGATCTCAAAGCCTTCATAGATATATCCGTCAACCCTCACCCCAACGCCGTAAGGGATGTCAATATGACTCACTTTTCCAGGGGCGGGCATAAAGTTGTTTTCGGGATCTTCGGCATAAACCCGGCATTCGATGGCGTGTCCGTTCTGACTTAGTTCAGATTGCTTGAAAGCTAAAGGTAACCCATTGGCGATATTGATTTGCTCTTTGACCAGGTCAACGCCCACAACCCTTTCAGTGATGGGGTGCTCAACCTGCAGGCGGGTATTCATTTCCAGGAAATAGTAATTGAGATCATTGTCCACAATGAACTCAATGGTTCCTGCACCATCGTAATCCACGGCTTTAGCAGCTGCTACTGCGTGCGCTCCCATTTCTATCCTTTTGGCCTCGGTAAGAATGGGAGAAGGTGTTTCTTCAATGATCTTCTGGTGGCGCCTTTGCACCGAGCATTCTCGTTCAAACAAATGGATTACGTTCCCGTGTTTATCTGCCAGGATCTGGAACTCAATGTGGTGGGGCGATTCGATGTATTTTTCAATAAAAACGGAATCATCACCAAATGCTGTTCTTGCTTCCGAACGCGCAGACCGTAGAGCATTCTTGATCTCGCCGGGCTCCTTAACCAGCCGCATGCCCTTTCCACCTCCTCCTGCCGAAGCCTTGATCATCACCGGAAGGCCAATCTCTCCAATGATCTTCAGGGCTTCGCTTTCACTGGAGATCTTCCCGGGTGTACCCGGCACAACAGGCACTCCCGCCTCCGTCATGGTCTTGCGGGCGGTGATCTTATCTCCCATTTTTGAGATCGCATAGGGCGAAGGG is a window from the Bacteroides sp. genome containing:
- the accC gene encoding acetyl-CoA carboxylase biotin carboxylase subunit, translating into MIKKVLVANRGEIAVRIIRSCREMGIQTVAVYSDADRKAMHVLYADEAYYIGPSPSLESYLNRKNIIEAAKASGADAIHPGYGFLSENAGFSERCQKEGIIFIGPSPYAISKMGDKITARKTMTEAGVPVVPGTPGKISSESEALKIIGEIGLPVMIKASAGGGGKGMRLVKEPGEIKNALRSARSEARTAFGDDSVFIEKYIESPHHIEFQILADKHGNVIHLFERECSVQRRHQKIIEETPSPILTEAKRIEMGAHAVAAAKAVDYDGAGTIEFIVDNDLNYYFLEMNTRLQVEHPITERVVGVDLVKEQINIANGLPLAFKQSELSQNGHAIECRVYAEDPENNFMPAPGKVSHIDIPYGVGVRVDGYIYEGFEIPLYYDPLIAKLIVWGRDRNDALERTLRAIKEFKVTGVKNNLKFLERIILADDFIKGNYNTHFIQENLEFLMKEDRCENSCEEIVMITALIEYLDKMEKASPKEMTALKNNWKDYNRVRNVFKL
- a CDS encoding biotin/lipoyl-containing protein, whose protein sequence is MSYEVKLNNRIANIELLSRQDNKVLVSVDGKEFELDFVKISNVSYSVIYQNKSFNIELIPANGGIKRFVVNTLKNSFEVEIIDAEAKYLASRKKGQDDDGESVVSAPIPGKVVRLLVKEDEAVEAGQTLVIISAMKMESEFKAKKAGRISEIKVVEGQTVEARQPLVVIEYTDVE